In Serratia sp. FDAARGOS_506, a genomic segment contains:
- the kdsA gene encoding 3-deoxy-8-phosphooctulonate synthase, producing MKQKVVSIGDIDVANDLPFVLFGGMNVLESRDLAMSICEHYVTVTQKLGIPYVFKASFDKANRSSIHSYRGPGLEEGMKIFEEIKKTFGVKIITDVHEAAQAQPVSEVVDVIQLPAFLARQTDLVEAMAKTGAVINVKKPQFVSPGQMGNIVDKFKEGGNDQVILCDRGSNFGYDNLVVDMLGINVMKNVTGGHPVIFDVTHALQTRDPFGAASGGRRAQVAELARAGMAVGLAGLFLEAHPDPNNAKCDGPSALPLDKLEPFLAQMKAIDDLVKSFPELDTSN from the coding sequence ATGAAACAGAAAGTGGTTAGCATTGGCGATATCGACGTAGCAAACGATCTGCCGTTTGTGCTGTTTGGCGGTATGAACGTGCTGGAATCGCGCGATCTGGCGATGAGCATCTGCGAACACTACGTCACCGTGACGCAAAAACTGGGCATCCCTTACGTATTCAAAGCCTCTTTCGACAAGGCCAACCGTTCTTCCATCCACTCGTACCGTGGTCCGGGCCTGGAAGAAGGGATGAAGATCTTCGAAGAAATCAAAAAAACCTTCGGCGTGAAAATCATCACCGACGTGCATGAAGCGGCGCAGGCGCAGCCGGTTTCCGAAGTGGTTGATGTGATCCAGCTGCCGGCCTTCCTGGCGCGTCAGACCGATCTGGTGGAAGCAATGGCGAAAACCGGTGCGGTGATCAACGTCAAGAAGCCGCAGTTCGTCAGCCCGGGGCAGATGGGCAACATCGTCGACAAGTTCAAAGAGGGCGGCAATGACCAGGTGATCCTGTGCGATCGTGGCAGCAACTTTGGCTATGACAACCTGGTGGTCGACATGCTGGGCATCAACGTGATGAAAAACGTGACCGGCGGCCATCCGGTGATCTTCGACGTGACCCACGCGCTGCAGACCCGCGATCCGTTCGGCGCCGCGTCCGGCGGCCGTCGTGCTCAGGTGGCCGAGCTGGCGCGCGCCGGCATGGCGGTTGGTCTGGCCGGTCTGTTCCTCGAAGCGCACCCGGATCCGAACAACGCCAAGTGTGACGGTCCGTCCGCGCTGCCGTTGGACAAACTGGAGCCGTTCCTGGCGCAGATGAAAGCCATCGATGACCTGGTGAAGAGCTTCCCGGAGCTGGATACCAGCAACTAA
- the dauA gene encoding C4-dicarboxylic acid transporter DauA — MKTHEINKIRPFSALIDACWREPYSLARLLKDAIAGVTVGIIAIPLAMALAIASGVPPQYGLYTAAIAGIVIAVSGGSRYSVSGPTAAFVVILYPVSQQFGLAGLLVATLISGVFLLLMGLARFGRLIEYIPLPVTLGFTSGIAITIATMQIKDFFGLQLAHTPENYVGKLYALLQALPTLDLGDTLIGVVTLLILIFWPKLGLRVPGHLPALLAGTALMGLLALFDHPVATIGSRFSYLLADGSSGQGIPPILPQLLLPWDLPGGGGQPFTLSWQTVSALLPAAFSMAMLGAIESLLCAVVLDGMTGKKHNSNSELIGQGAGNIIAPFFGGITATAAIARSAANVRAGATSPVSAIIHALLVLLALLVLAPWLSYLPLAAMAALLLMVAWNMSEAHKVVYLLRRAPKDDILVLLLCMSLTVLFDMVIAITVGIVLASLLFMRRIARMTRLSELSAGDDRLVLRVNGPLFFAAAERIFTELLARSEGYRTIVLQWDAVPVLDAGGLSALRRFIDVLPADKKLVITDVPFQPLKTLARARVQPIEGRLQFYPTLPEALAATGA; from the coding sequence ATGAAAACGCATGAAATAAACAAAATTCGCCCCTTCAGCGCGCTGATAGACGCCTGCTGGCGGGAACCTTATAGCCTGGCGCGGTTGCTGAAAGACGCTATCGCCGGGGTGACGGTCGGCATTATTGCCATCCCGCTGGCGATGGCGCTGGCGATCGCCAGCGGCGTGCCGCCGCAGTACGGCCTGTATACCGCCGCCATCGCCGGTATCGTCATCGCCGTCAGCGGCGGTTCGCGCTACAGCGTCTCGGGCCCCACCGCCGCCTTCGTGGTGATCCTCTATCCGGTTTCGCAACAGTTCGGCCTGGCCGGTCTGCTGGTCGCCACGTTGATCTCGGGGGTATTTCTGTTGCTGATGGGGCTGGCACGCTTTGGCCGGCTGATCGAGTACATTCCGCTGCCGGTGACGCTCGGCTTTACTTCCGGTATCGCCATCACCATCGCTACCATGCAGATCAAAGACTTCTTCGGCCTGCAGCTGGCGCACACGCCGGAAAATTATGTCGGCAAGCTGTACGCTCTGTTGCAGGCGCTGCCGACATTGGATCTCGGCGATACCCTGATCGGTGTGGTGACGCTCCTGATCCTGATCTTCTGGCCCAAGCTCGGCCTGAGGGTGCCTGGCCACCTGCCGGCGCTGCTGGCGGGCACCGCGCTAATGGGGCTGCTGGCGCTGTTTGATCACCCGGTGGCGACCATCGGCTCGCGCTTCAGCTACCTGCTGGCCGACGGCAGCAGCGGCCAGGGCATCCCGCCGATCCTGCCGCAGCTGCTGCTGCCCTGGGATCTGCCTGGCGGCGGCGGGCAGCCGTTCACCCTGAGCTGGCAAACCGTTTCCGCCCTGCTGCCGGCGGCGTTTTCGATGGCGATGCTCGGTGCGATCGAATCGCTGCTGTGCGCGGTGGTGCTCGACGGCATGACCGGCAAGAAGCACAACTCGAACAGCGAACTGATCGGCCAGGGCGCGGGCAACATCATCGCGCCGTTCTTCGGCGGCATCACCGCCACCGCCGCGATTGCCCGTTCGGCGGCCAACGTGCGCGCCGGTGCCACCTCGCCGGTGTCCGCTATCATCCACGCGCTGCTGGTGCTGTTGGCGCTGCTGGTATTGGCGCCGTGGCTCTCTTATCTGCCGCTGGCGGCGATGGCGGCGCTGCTGCTGATGGTCGCCTGGAACATGAGCGAGGCGCACAAGGTGGTTTACCTGCTGCGCCGGGCGCCGAAGGACGACATCCTGGTGCTGCTGCTGTGCATGTCGCTGACAGTGCTGTTCGACATGGTGATCGCCATTACCGTGGGCATCGTGCTGGCGTCGCTGCTGTTTATGCGCCGCATCGCCCGCATGACGCGGCTGAGCGAGCTGAGCGCCGGCGACGACCGCCTGGTGCTGCGGGTGAACGGCCCGCTGTTCTTCGCCGCCGCCGAGCGCATCTTTACCGAACTGCTGGCGCGCAGCGAGGGCTATCGGACGATCGTGCTGCAATGGGATGCGGTGCCGGTGCTCGACGCCGGCGGCCTGAGCGCCCTGCGTCGCTTTATCGATGTGCTGCCGGCGGATAAAAAGCTGGTGATCACCGACGTGCCGTTCCAGCCGCTGAAAACCCTGGCGCGCGCGCGGGTGCAGCCGATCGAGGGCCGCCTGCAGTTCTACCCGACCCTGCCGGAAGCGCTGGCGGCCACCGGCGCCTAA
- a CDS encoding heme-degrading domain-containing protein, producing MNIDDELQALSEQEATLAFTHFDAATAWELGAALKTAAERRGLSIAIEIQLAGQTLFYYAMPGATPDIADWVRRKRNLVNHFHKSSYAISLRLQQRQTSLEERYGLSVRDYSVHGGAFPLSLTGLGCIGSISISGAPQKEDHQLLVSTLAHFLGLSIPAPH from the coding sequence ATGAATATCGACGATGAACTGCAGGCGCTCAGCGAACAGGAAGCGACGCTGGCCTTTACCCATTTTGACGCCGCCACCGCCTGGGAACTGGGCGCAGCGCTGAAAACCGCCGCCGAGCGGCGCGGTTTGAGCATCGCCATCGAGATCCAGCTGGCCGGGCAGACGCTGTTTTATTACGCCATGCCAGGCGCAACGCCGGACATCGCCGACTGGGTGCGGCGCAAGCGCAATCTGGTAAACCATTTTCACAAAAGCTCTTACGCCATCAGCCTGCGCCTGCAGCAGCGGCAAACGTCGCTGGAGGAGCGCTACGGGCTGAGCGTGCGCGACTATTCGGTGCACGGCGGCGCCTTCCCACTCAGCCTGACCGGCCTCGGCTGCATCGGCAGCATCAGCATTTCCGGCGCACCGCAGAAGGAGGATCACCAGCTGCTGGTGAGCACTTTAGCCCATTTTCTCGGCTTATCCATCCCTGCGCCGCATTAG
- a CDS encoding GGDEF domain-containing protein — MTYIASIPAIYSDACITYATLSVSYFVLSKNAPFSYRSALWKRIVFGLLAGVAVLYLSQDRLELTDKVHYSFSMIPMILVTFFGGGISGLVSFLFAMALTGGFTVDNLFIASILVPLLLSRVWLKKSHWVFYLTIGAIALYRIAVVWLLVDMSGLWLDVLLYQAVSALCLAICYHALNFKERHIYAYFAMRARATTDSLTHINNRASVDYHLMMQRAERRPCGLMILDLDDFKKINDTYGHPAGDVLLASVGRLLQNSVRNEDFVGRYGGEEFMVITASYDPLVIGGVAERIRSAVESSTFLLNAHDEAHITLSIGVSLYLPGMTLDKAIAMTDEALYEAKRSGKNRVVTSRVMQLAPLGAGFPRE; from the coding sequence ATGACCTACATTGCGTCCATTCCCGCCATTTACAGCGACGCCTGCATCACCTACGCCACGCTGTCGGTAAGCTATTTCGTTCTCAGTAAAAACGCGCCGTTCTCCTACCGTTCTGCGTTGTGGAAACGCATCGTATTCGGCCTGCTGGCCGGGGTGGCGGTGCTCTATCTCAGCCAGGATCGGCTGGAGTTGACCGACAAGGTGCACTACAGCTTTTCGATGATCCCGATGATCCTGGTGACCTTTTTTGGCGGCGGTATTAGCGGACTGGTGAGTTTTTTGTTCGCCATGGCGCTGACCGGCGGTTTCACCGTCGATAACCTGTTTATCGCCTCAATTCTGGTACCGCTACTGCTGTCACGCGTGTGGTTAAAGAAATCCCACTGGGTGTTTTACCTGACGATCGGCGCCATCGCGCTGTATCGCATCGCGGTGGTGTGGCTGCTGGTGGACATGAGCGGGCTGTGGCTGGACGTGTTGCTGTACCAGGCGGTTTCTGCGCTCTGCCTGGCGATTTGCTACCATGCGCTGAATTTCAAAGAGCGCCACATCTATGCCTATTTCGCGATGCGCGCACGCGCCACCACCGACAGCCTGACCCATATCAACAACCGCGCCAGCGTCGATTACCATCTGATGATGCAGCGCGCCGAACGCCGCCCGTGTGGGTTGATGATCCTCGATCTGGATGATTTCAAAAAGATCAACGACACCTATGGTCACCCGGCCGGCGACGTGCTGCTGGCCAGCGTCGGCCGGTTGCTGCAAAACAGCGTGCGCAATGAGGACTTCGTCGGGCGTTACGGCGGCGAGGAGTTTATGGTGATCACTGCCAGCTACGATCCGCTGGTCATCGGCGGGGTGGCGGAGCGCATTCGCAGCGCGGTGGAGAGCTCGACGTTCTTGCTGAATGCCCACGATGAAGCGCACATCACGCTGTCGATCGGCGTGTCGCTGTATCTGCCCGGCATGACGCTGGACAAGGCGATCGCCATGACCGACGAAGCCTTGTATGAGGCGAAGCGCAGCGGTAAAAACCGGGTGGTGACCAGCCGCGTGATGCAGCTGGCGCCGCTGGGCGCCGGTTTCCCGCGCGAATAA
- the mfd gene encoding transcription-repair coupling factor: protein MSTSDSRNRSSSPRYSLPDRAGDLRQLGQLTGAACAVECAEIVERHPGPVMLIAPDMQNALRLRDEIQQFTDQMVTTLSDWETLPYDSFSPHQEIISARLSSLYHLPTMARGVIILPVNTLMQRVCPHEFLHGHALVMKKGQRLSRDKLRAQLEQAGYRSVDQVMEHGEFATRGALLDLYPMGSEEPYRIDFFDDEIDSLRIFDVDTQRTLSEVEAINLLPAHEFPTDKNAIELFRSQWREQFEVRRDAEHIYQQVSKSAWPAGIEYWQPLFFSQPLPSLFSYLPANTLIVNTGDLESAAERFWQDVNQRYDSRRVDPMRPLLAPDTLWLRVDALFGELKAWPRIALKTDELPAKAGNTNLDYHALPDLAVQAQHKSPLDNLRRFIEGFDGSVIFSVESEGRRETLQDLLGRIKLAPALIQRLDQAEATGRYMMVGAAEHGFLDGLRQRALICESDLLGERVSRRRQDNRRTINTDTLIRNLAELHPGQPVVHLEHGVGRYVGLTTLEAGGIKAEYLILSYAGEDKLYVPVSSLHLISRYAGGADENAPLHKLGGDAWTRARQKAAERVRDVAAELLDIYAQRAAKAGFAFKHNREQYQLFCQSFPFETTPDQEQAINAVLSDMCQPLAMDRLVCGDVGFGKTEVAMRAAFLAVENGKQVAVLVPTTLLAQQHFDNFRDRFATWPIRIEMMSRFRSAKEQQQVLDDAAEGKVDIIIGTHKLLQSDLRWKDLGLLIVDEEHRFGVRHKERIKAMRADVDILTLTATPIPRTLNMAMSGMRDLSIIATPPARRLAVKTFVREYDSLVVREAILREVLRGGQVYYLYNDVENIEKAAQRLAELVPEARIAIGHGQMRERDLERVMNDFHHQRFNVLVCTTIIETGIDIPSANTIIIERADRFGLAQLHQLRGRVGRSHHQAYAYLLTPNPKAMGTDAHKRLEAIASLEDLGAGFALATHDLEIRGAGELLGEDQSGQMTTVGFSLYMELLESAVDALKNGREPSLEDLTSNQTEVELRMPTLLPEDFIPDVNTRLSLYKRIASAKSDGELDELKVELIDRFGQLPDAARNLLQCAALRLHAQKLGIKRIESNERGGFIEFGDNNRVDPGYLIGLLQGNPQVYRLDGPSKLKFTLDLADRQKRLTFTEELLSAFREHTLAA from the coding sequence ATGAGCACTTCCGATAGCCGTAACCGTTCTTCATCCCCTCGTTATTCTCTGCCCGATCGCGCGGGCGATCTGCGCCAGTTGGGGCAACTGACCGGCGCGGCCTGCGCCGTGGAGTGCGCCGAGATCGTCGAACGCCACCCAGGCCCGGTGATGCTGATCGCGCCGGACATGCAAAACGCCCTGCGGCTGCGCGATGAGATCCAGCAGTTCACCGACCAGATGGTGACCACGCTGTCCGACTGGGAAACCCTGCCTTACGACAGCTTCTCGCCGCATCAGGAAATCATCTCCGCCCGTCTGTCGAGCCTGTATCATCTGCCGACCATGGCGCGCGGCGTGATCATTCTGCCGGTCAACACGCTGATGCAGCGCGTCTGCCCTCATGAGTTCCTGCACGGCCATGCGTTGGTCATGAAGAAAGGCCAGCGCCTGTCGCGCGACAAACTGCGCGCGCAGCTGGAGCAGGCCGGCTACCGCAGCGTCGATCAGGTGATGGAGCACGGAGAATTCGCCACCCGCGGCGCGTTGCTCGATCTTTATCCGATGGGCAGCGAAGAGCCTTACCGCATCGACTTCTTCGATGACGAAATCGACAGTCTGCGCATCTTCGACGTCGATACCCAGCGCACGCTGAGCGAAGTCGAGGCCATCAATCTGCTGCCTGCTCACGAGTTCCCTACCGACAAAAACGCCATTGAGCTGTTCCGCAGCCAGTGGCGCGAGCAGTTTGAAGTGCGCCGCGACGCCGAACACATCTATCAGCAAGTCAGCAAAAGCGCCTGGCCGGCCGGCATCGAATACTGGCAGCCGTTGTTCTTCAGCCAGCCGCTGCCGTCGCTGTTCAGCTACCTGCCGGCCAATACGCTGATCGTCAATACCGGCGATCTGGAAAGCGCCGCCGAGCGCTTCTGGCAAGACGTCAATCAGCGTTACGACAGCCGCCGCGTCGATCCGATGCGCCCGCTGTTGGCGCCGGATACGCTGTGGCTGCGCGTCGACGCGCTGTTCGGCGAGCTGAAGGCCTGGCCGCGCATCGCGCTGAAAACCGATGAACTGCCGGCCAAGGCCGGCAATACCAACCTGGACTACCATGCCCTGCCCGATTTGGCGGTGCAGGCGCAGCATAAATCTCCGCTGGATAACCTGCGTCGCTTTATCGAAGGTTTCGACGGCAGCGTGATTTTCTCGGTCGAGAGCGAGGGGCGGCGTGAAACGTTGCAGGATTTGCTCGGCCGCATCAAGCTGGCGCCGGCGCTGATCCAACGACTCGATCAGGCGGAAGCAACGGGCCGTTACATGATGGTCGGCGCCGCCGAACACGGCTTCCTCGACGGCCTGCGCCAGCGGGCGCTGATCTGCGAAAGCGATCTGCTCGGCGAACGCGTCAGCCGCCGCCGGCAGGATAACCGGCGCACCATCAACACCGATACCCTGATCCGTAACCTGGCGGAACTGCATCCCGGCCAGCCGGTGGTGCACCTGGAGCACGGGGTTGGCCGCTACGTCGGCTTGACCACGCTGGAAGCCGGCGGCATCAAGGCCGAATATCTGATCCTCTCCTACGCCGGTGAAGACAAGCTGTACGTGCCGGTTTCTTCGCTGCATCTGATCAGCCGTTACGCCGGCGGCGCGGACGAAAACGCCCCGCTGCATAAACTGGGCGGCGACGCCTGGACGCGCGCGCGGCAGAAAGCGGCCGAGCGGGTGCGCGACGTGGCGGCGGAGCTGCTGGATATCTACGCCCAACGCGCCGCCAAGGCCGGTTTCGCCTTCAAACACAACCGCGAACAGTACCAGCTGTTCTGCCAGAGCTTCCCGTTCGAAACCACGCCGGATCAGGAACAGGCGATCAACGCGGTGCTGAGCGACATGTGCCAGCCGCTGGCGATGGACCGCCTGGTGTGCGGCGACGTCGGCTTCGGCAAAACCGAAGTGGCGATGCGCGCCGCCTTCCTGGCGGTGGAAAACGGTAAACAGGTGGCAGTGCTGGTGCCGACTACCCTGCTGGCGCAGCAGCACTTCGACAACTTCCGCGATCGCTTCGCCACCTGGCCGATCCGCATCGAGATGATGTCGCGCTTCCGCAGCGCCAAAGAGCAGCAGCAGGTGCTGGACGACGCGGCCGAAGGCAAGGTGGACATCATCATCGGCACCCACAAGCTGTTGCAGAGCGATCTGCGCTGGAAAGACCTGGGGCTGCTGATCGTTGATGAAGAACACCGCTTCGGCGTGCGTCATAAAGAACGCATCAAGGCGATGCGCGCCGACGTCGATATCCTGACGCTGACCGCCACGCCGATCCCGCGGACCCTGAACATGGCGATGAGCGGCATGCGCGATCTGTCGATCATCGCCACGCCGCCGGCGCGCCGGCTGGCAGTGAAAACCTTTGTGCGCGAATACGACAGCCTGGTGGTGCGCGAGGCGATCCTGCGCGAAGTGCTGCGCGGCGGCCAGGTTTACTACCTCTACAACGACGTGGAAAACATCGAGAAAGCGGCGCAGCGCCTGGCGGAACTGGTGCCGGAAGCGCGCATCGCCATCGGCCACGGCCAGATGCGCGAACGCGATCTGGAACGGGTGATGAACGATTTCCACCACCAGCGCTTCAACGTGCTGGTGTGCACCACCATCATCGAGACCGGCATCGATATCCCCAGCGCCAACACCATCATTATCGAGCGGGCCGATCGCTTCGGCCTGGCGCAGCTGCACCAGCTGCGCGGCCGCGTCGGGCGTTCGCACCACCAGGCTTACGCCTATCTGCTGACGCCGAACCCGAAAGCCATGGGCACCGACGCCCATAAACGGCTCGAAGCCATCGCATCGCTGGAAGATCTCGGCGCCGGTTTCGCGCTGGCGACCCACGATCTGGAGATCCGCGGCGCCGGCGAACTGCTGGGCGAAGACCAGAGCGGCCAGATGACTACCGTCGGTTTCTCACTCTACATGGAGCTGTTGGAAAGCGCCGTCGATGCGTTGAAAAACGGCCGCGAGCCGTCGCTGGAAGATCTCACCAGCAACCAGACCGAGGTCGAGCTGCGCATGCCGACGCTGTTGCCGGAAGATTTCATTCCCGACGTCAATACCCGTCTTTCGCTGTACAAGCGCATCGCCAGCGCGAAAAGCGACGGCGAGCTGGATGAGCTGAAGGTCGAGCTGATCGACCGCTTCGGCCAACTGCCGGACGCGGCGCGCAACCTGTTGCAGTGTGCGGCGCTGCGTCTGCATGCGCAGAAACTGGGCATCAAACGCATCGAGAGCAACGAGCGCGGCGGTTTCATCGAGTTTGGCGACAACAACCGCGTCGATCCCGGTTATCTGATCGGCCTGTTGCAGGGTAATCCGCAGGTTTACCGCCTGGATGGCCCGAGCAAGCTGAAGTTCACGCTCGATCTGGCCGATCGCCAGAAGCGCCTGACGTTCACCGAAGAACTGCTGAGCGCCTTCCGCGAACACACGCTGGCGGCCTGA